From one Luteolibacter sp. SL250 genomic stretch:
- a CDS encoding BamA/TamA family outer membrane protein — translation MKPLSAICLCLVCLSAIAAAKTKVTIRGAESKSESELLFLIGGRLTHVENDPASASRADDAAFLLTQVMRKDGYADVRVTPSVVGPEEILLTIDEGGRRSLGKVEVRGVTGVEAGRLERVYSSPASKDRPIGSGSAPFREGDVEIGLAMMKQDLNALGYWSAEAKVTSRETDDKGNVNLVIDVEQGPLFKIGTPKITSTNGDGSGTIREKSGPYVGKDATTTNISAMRKEVTEAFTGSGYAMAKLTMGRSLVGANFVPEFNLDLGKRVRLREIEVTGLEKTNPNRIKRRLEKLEGEWYDEAAMNKRVSELLGTGAFTSITQDTDEVGEDEIDFTLNMREGRAKEVTLGAGFGSYEGAIFRAGYADRNLWGQMLSFSSGFEFSSRGVLGETKIVNPWLFGSDYSMATRIYALIYGHEGYSSFETGLDTKFSRKFGDHYLTELLFGYSIINITAEGLDKSELGETVYTHPRIALTQTIDFRDNPVLPKNGWHIKMPLQVGAVIGDMSTTYVKGGISGGWYHPLGKIYQLGLGGSMNFIIPSGDSTELPIDLRLFNGGARSVRSFPERELGPLSADGDYPLGGEASWVVNAEVSRPVAGPLSAVAFMDAGALGREFSELASAEIEVALGLGVRLDLPIGPVRLEYGYNMTRDKDEPIGAFHFAIGVAF, via the coding sequence ATGAAGCCGCTTTCCGCCATATGCCTCTGTCTGGTCTGCCTCTCCGCCATCGCCGCGGCGAAGACGAAGGTGACCATCCGCGGCGCGGAGTCGAAGAGCGAAAGCGAGCTGCTGTTCCTCATCGGCGGCAGGCTGACGCATGTGGAGAATGACCCTGCATCCGCGTCCCGTGCGGATGACGCCGCATTCCTGCTCACCCAGGTGATGCGGAAGGACGGCTACGCCGACGTGCGGGTGACGCCCAGCGTGGTCGGCCCGGAGGAGATCCTCCTGACCATCGACGAAGGCGGCCGCCGTTCTCTGGGCAAAGTGGAGGTCCGCGGCGTCACCGGGGTGGAGGCGGGGCGTCTGGAGCGGGTCTATTCCAGCCCCGCGTCAAAGGACCGGCCCATCGGTTCCGGTTCCGCGCCGTTCCGGGAAGGGGATGTGGAGATCGGCCTGGCGATGATGAAGCAGGACCTCAACGCGCTCGGCTACTGGAGTGCGGAAGCGAAGGTCACCAGCCGGGAAACGGATGACAAAGGCAATGTGAACCTCGTCATCGACGTGGAGCAGGGGCCGTTGTTCAAGATCGGCACGCCGAAGATCACCAGCACGAATGGCGACGGCAGCGGCACCATCCGCGAGAAGTCAGGGCCCTACGTCGGCAAGGACGCCACCACCACCAACATCAGCGCCATGCGCAAGGAGGTGACGGAGGCCTTCACCGGCAGTGGTTACGCCATGGCGAAGCTGACCATGGGCCGCAGCCTCGTCGGTGCGAATTTCGTCCCGGAGTTCAACCTGGACCTGGGCAAGCGGGTGCGCCTGCGGGAGATCGAGGTCACCGGCCTGGAGAAGACCAACCCGAACCGGATCAAGCGCCGCCTGGAGAAGCTGGAAGGGGAGTGGTATGACGAGGCGGCGATGAACAAGCGCGTGAGCGAGCTGCTCGGCACCGGCGCTTTCACCTCCATCACCCAGGACACGGACGAGGTCGGGGAGGATGAAATCGACTTCACCCTGAACATGCGCGAAGGCCGGGCGAAGGAGGTCACGCTGGGCGCGGGCTTCGGTTCGTATGAAGGGGCGATCTTCCGCGCCGGTTACGCCGACCGGAACCTCTGGGGACAGATGCTCAGCTTCAGCAGCGGCTTTGAGTTCAGCTCGCGCGGTGTCCTCGGTGAAACGAAGATCGTGAACCCTTGGTTGTTCGGCTCCGACTACTCCATGGCGACGAGGATCTATGCCCTCATCTACGGGCATGAGGGGTATTCCTCCTTTGAGACCGGCCTGGACACGAAGTTCAGCCGCAAGTTCGGCGACCACTACCTCACGGAATTGCTGTTCGGCTACTCCATCATCAACATCACCGCGGAAGGTCTGGACAAGTCGGAGCTGGGGGAGACGGTCTACACGCACCCCCGCATCGCGCTGACACAGACCATCGACTTCCGGGACAACCCCGTGCTGCCGAAGAACGGCTGGCACATCAAGATGCCGCTGCAGGTCGGCGCGGTGATCGGGGACATGAGCACCACCTATGTGAAGGGCGGGATCTCAGGGGGCTGGTATCATCCTCTCGGAAAAATCTATCAGCTCGGCCTGGGAGGGAGCATGAACTTCATCATCCCGTCGGGGGACAGCACGGAACTCCCCATCGACCTCCGCCTGTTCAACGGCGGCGCGCGCAGCGTGCGGAGCTTCCCCGAACGCGAACTCGGACCTCTGTCGGCGGATGGCGACTACCCGCTCGGCGGTGAGGCGTCATGGGTGGTGAATGCGGAGGTTTCCCGGCCCGTGGCGGGTCCGCTGAGTGCGGTCGCCTTCATGGATGCCGGTGCCCTCGGCCGGGAGTTCTCGGAGCTGGCCTCCGCGGAGATCGAAGTCGCGCTCGGCCTGGGCGTGCGGCTCGACCTGCCCATCGGTCCGGTGAGGCTCGAGTACGGCTACAACATGACACGGGACAAGGACGAACCCATCGGTGCGTTCCACTTCGCCATCGGCGTGGCGTTCTGA
- a CDS encoding translocation/assembly module TamB domain-containing protein translates to MARPKRRRWPRILLGLVVFLVVGVFWLNGPGIRWLGPKVARHFMEKAGMTGGFRLEGSITGGLSIADVDISGTEGVVKKITLARATPDYEFMRLIKGEVRGLTVRDLHAEIRTGIEKVKEEEDKPLDLPGLVRTIREARAKVIPLNIDVQRISLATERDGKTEFTLEPTDIIHTPGSDTITLRIGKMTAPQDLTLPPQESALVWAPEQLSLEKLDPYPGIGIRDLAVDLPEEGDPAARARLLVDEAVFDLETGPGFSAATLALTSGALQVEKTAASFGVEIPAKARLTSFALNVEGILPDPLAATGHAQVGFEDVAYEDWSATEVAIGATLEAEKAGLAVTVQALGTPVEVKADAPLSRMNGKFLLGETTGTLGVANVPALLGELSERYPQIKVDQPVPASSLEGNFKVAFDALNKPMAAEATLLLKPADETEASPVRITGNWAPDAPVSGTVDLDGLKAAGRYEITSKKYDATLDLENFTNARIDRWLAIGGVKLGGRAVGSATWVGGGDLVAGTHRGEVIIGGAEWLQPEQPPVNAKGSVSYEWPGKVDLSALEVKTQEQTIVLNAGLGDGLLELKSFKWTDGVTDMAEGSAKLPVPEDFSKWKDTLANDKRPIDVSIESKVLALAALKPWLPQAAQLDEKSTGQVKVKIAGSYGSPQVDLALDLLNLRTPENPKVPPADVKLTIKGNEGRMVLDGTVTTPDYNPVVIKAAMPFKPAEWAENPESIKDEPVEARLDLPRLDLSRFASLVPALKQLTGVLTGNVVVAGQVGKPEIKGSLNLANGSVILAEGDFPPITGVAADVDMTLQQVSVKTLRATVAGGSVQAGGTLALQEGKPGDIDFRLNASHLPLVRNDMMIVRASADLRLQGPFEKAALSGNVGIVDSLFYRDIELLPIGTTSRGGIDAASLPKIDAAKASPAAGVPAPFGGWTLNVTVRTNDPFLIRGNLGTGEATADIRIGGTVAAPAPDGMVRISDGVAVLPFSTLKVPRGIVRFTPETGLDPILEIRGFAEPRPYRVDVYVHGRASDPQLVLTSNPPLPEHEIMTLLATGTTSAGLENTQAASSRALQLLFEEMRRGRLPFARQLRPVMKILDRVDFNLAESDPYDGDSFSTATIALTDRWFISAGMGESGDTRFLGIWRLSFR, encoded by the coding sequence GTGGCGCGTCCCAAGCGGAGGCGGTGGCCGCGCATCCTGCTGGGCTTGGTCGTGTTCCTGGTGGTGGGGGTGTTCTGGCTCAATGGACCGGGCATCCGTTGGCTGGGTCCGAAGGTGGCCCGTCATTTCATGGAGAAGGCCGGGATGACCGGTGGATTCCGCCTGGAGGGCAGCATCACCGGCGGCCTTTCCATCGCGGATGTGGACATTTCCGGAACGGAGGGTGTGGTCAAAAAGATCACGCTCGCCCGTGCCACGCCGGACTATGAGTTCATGCGGCTGATCAAGGGGGAGGTGCGCGGGCTGACGGTCCGGGACCTCCATGCGGAGATCCGGACGGGGATCGAAAAAGTGAAGGAAGAGGAGGACAAGCCGCTCGACCTGCCGGGACTGGTGCGGACCATCCGTGAGGCGAGGGCGAAGGTCATCCCCCTGAACATCGACGTCCAGCGCATCAGTCTGGCCACGGAGCGGGACGGTAAGACGGAATTCACGCTGGAGCCGACGGACATCATCCACACGCCCGGCAGTGACACCATCACCCTCAGGATCGGGAAAATGACCGCTCCGCAGGATCTCACGCTACCACCCCAAGAGTCCGCCCTGGTATGGGCGCCGGAGCAGCTTTCGCTGGAGAAACTGGACCCGTATCCGGGCATCGGCATCAGGGACCTGGCGGTGGATCTGCCGGAGGAGGGGGACCCCGCCGCGCGGGCCCGCCTGCTGGTGGATGAGGCGGTGTTTGATCTGGAGACCGGCCCGGGATTTTCCGCCGCCACGCTCGCCCTGACCTCCGGTGCCCTGCAGGTGGAAAAGACCGCCGCGTCCTTTGGGGTGGAGATCCCGGCGAAGGCGCGGCTCACTTCCTTTGCCCTGAATGTGGAGGGTATCCTGCCGGATCCACTGGCGGCGACCGGCCACGCGCAGGTCGGCTTCGAGGATGTGGCGTATGAAGACTGGAGCGCCACGGAGGTCGCCATAGGCGCGACGCTGGAGGCTGAAAAAGCCGGTTTGGCCGTGACCGTCCAGGCGCTGGGCACCCCGGTGGAGGTGAAAGCGGACGCCCCGCTTTCCCGGATGAACGGGAAATTCCTCCTCGGCGAAACCACCGGCACGCTGGGCGTCGCCAACGTCCCCGCCCTGCTCGGGGAACTTTCCGAACGCTACCCGCAGATCAAGGTGGACCAGCCGGTCCCGGCTTCCTCGCTGGAGGGGAACTTCAAGGTCGCGTTCGATGCCCTGAACAAGCCGATGGCGGCGGAGGCCACCCTGCTCCTGAAACCCGCGGATGAGACGGAAGCCAGCCCCGTCAGGATCACCGGGAACTGGGCGCCGGATGCGCCGGTGTCCGGCACGGTGGATCTCGACGGACTGAAGGCGGCGGGACGGTATGAAATCACCTCGAAAAAATACGATGCCACGCTCGATCTGGAGAACTTCACCAACGCCCGCATCGACCGTTGGCTGGCCATCGGCGGCGTGAAGCTGGGCGGCCGGGCCGTGGGGAGTGCCACATGGGTCGGTGGCGGGGATCTGGTGGCGGGCACCCACCGCGGGGAGGTCATCATCGGTGGTGCGGAGTGGCTCCAGCCGGAGCAGCCTCCGGTGAATGCCAAAGGTTCCGTTTCCTACGAATGGCCCGGAAAGGTGGACCTGTCCGCGCTGGAGGTGAAGACCCAGGAGCAGACCATCGTGCTGAACGCGGGGCTGGGCGACGGCCTGCTGGAGCTGAAGTCGTTCAAATGGACGGACGGTGTCACGGACATGGCGGAAGGTTCGGCCAAGCTCCCGGTGCCGGAGGATTTCTCGAAATGGAAGGACACCCTTGCGAATGACAAGCGCCCCATCGATGTGTCCATCGAGTCGAAGGTGCTGGCCCTCGCGGCGCTCAAGCCGTGGCTGCCACAGGCGGCGCAGCTCGATGAAAAATCGACCGGCCAGGTGAAGGTGAAGATCGCCGGCAGCTACGGCTCCCCGCAGGTGGACCTCGCCCTGGATCTCCTCAACCTGCGCACGCCGGAAAACCCGAAGGTCCCGCCCGCGGATGTGAAGCTCACCATCAAGGGCAACGAAGGGCGGATGGTGCTGGATGGAACGGTGACCACGCCGGACTACAACCCCGTCGTGATCAAGGCGGCCATGCCTTTCAAACCCGCCGAGTGGGCGGAGAACCCGGAATCGATCAAGGACGAACCGGTGGAGGCGAGGCTGGATCTGCCGCGGCTGGATCTTTCCCGTTTCGCCTCGCTGGTGCCCGCGCTGAAGCAGCTCACCGGAGTGCTCACCGGGAATGTCGTGGTGGCCGGACAGGTGGGCAAGCCGGAGATCAAAGGCAGCCTGAACCTCGCCAACGGCAGCGTGATCCTGGCGGAAGGCGACTTTCCTCCCATCACCGGGGTCGCTGCGGATGTGGACATGACGCTGCAACAGGTGTCCGTGAAGACATTGCGGGCGACCGTCGCCGGGGGATCGGTCCAGGCAGGCGGCACGCTTGCCCTGCAGGAGGGCAAGCCGGGCGACATCGACTTCCGGCTGAATGCCAGCCACCTGCCGCTGGTGCGGAATGACATGATGATCGTGCGCGCCAGCGCGGATCTCCGGCTCCAGGGACCGTTCGAAAAAGCCGCGCTCTCCGGCAACGTCGGTATCGTGGACAGCCTGTTCTACCGGGACATCGAACTGCTGCCCATCGGCACCACCTCGCGCGGTGGCATCGATGCCGCTTCGCTGCCGAAGATCGATGCCGCAAAGGCGAGTCCCGCTGCCGGGGTGCCCGCGCCGTTCGGTGGCTGGACCCTGAATGTCACGGTGAGGACGAATGATCCTTTCCTGATCCGCGGCAACCTTGGCACCGGGGAGGCGACGGCGGACATCAGGATCGGTGGCACGGTGGCGGCTCCCGCGCCGGATGGAATGGTGAGGATCAGTGACGGGGTGGCGGTGCTGCCTTTCAGCACGCTGAAGGTGCCACGAGGCATCGTGCGCTTCACGCCGGAAACCGGCCTTGATCCCATCCTGGAGATCCGCGGGTTCGCGGAACCGCGGCCCTACCGCGTGGACGTCTATGTGCATGGCCGGGCGTCCGACCCGCAGCTCGTCCTGACGTCCAATCCGCCGCTGCCGGAGCATGAGATCATGACCCTTCTGGCGACAGGCACCACCTCCGCCGGTCTGGAGAACACGCAGGCCGCCTCCTCCCGCGCGTTGCAGCTCCTGTTCGAGGAAATGCGCCGCGGCCGCCTGCCCTTCGCGCGCCAGCTCCGGCCGGTGATGAAGATCCTGGACCGCGTGGACTTCAACCTCGCGGAGTCGGACCCCTATGACGGTGATTCGTTCAGCACGGCGACCATCGCCCTGACGGACCGCTGGTTCATTTCAGCGGGCATGGGGGAGAGCGGTGACACCCGCTTCCTGGGAATCTGGAGACTTTCTTTCCGCTGA
- a CDS encoding type I phosphomannose isomerase catalytic subunit, whose protein sequence is MEPIRFHPLYMQRVWGGRELERVYGRTLPDAESPYGESWEIVDRPDEQSIVDGGPFDGLTLHDLWTAHREEIFGVDLPDSGRFPILIKILDSRDDLSIQVHPPLHLAEQLGGEPKTEMWYIADRCPGAKLYVGLKDGVTRPDFERAVADGTVADLVHSVSPSPGDSIFIPSGRLHAIGAGFLIHEIQQNSDTTYRVFDWNRVGLDGKPRELHVEQSLASIDFGDFEPMMDAPEGPALAACEFFRTDRVTLGAGDAIGNPDGKRFSILSVVHGSVSSASGLIFGKGSFLLLPKGASPLVAGDDATVLQVTIS, encoded by the coding sequence ATGGAACCCATCCGCTTTCACCCTCTCTACATGCAGCGCGTCTGGGGCGGCCGGGAACTGGAGCGTGTCTATGGCCGCACCCTGCCCGATGCGGAGAGTCCCTATGGTGAATCCTGGGAAATCGTGGATCGACCGGATGAGCAATCCATCGTGGACGGCGGGCCGTTCGACGGCCTGACCCTCCACGACCTGTGGACCGCCCACCGGGAGGAAATCTTCGGCGTGGATCTCCCGGACTCCGGACGCTTCCCCATTCTGATCAAAATCCTGGACTCCAGGGACGACCTTTCCATCCAGGTCCACCCACCGCTCCATCTGGCGGAGCAGCTCGGTGGCGAGCCGAAGACCGAGATGTGGTACATCGCGGACCGCTGCCCGGGCGCGAAGCTATACGTGGGATTGAAAGACGGCGTGACCCGCCCGGACTTCGAACGGGCCGTGGCGGACGGCACCGTGGCGGATCTGGTCCACTCCGTCTCCCCCTCCCCCGGTGACTCCATTTTCATCCCGTCCGGCCGCCTGCACGCCATCGGCGCCGGTTTCCTGATCCATGAGATCCAGCAGAATTCGGACACCACCTACCGGGTGTTCGACTGGAACCGCGTGGGTCTGGACGGCAAGCCGCGCGAACTCCATGTGGAGCAGTCCTTGGCCAGCATCGACTTCGGCGATTTCGAACCGATGATGGATGCCCCGGAGGGCCCGGCACTGGCGGCATGTGAATTTTTCCGCACGGACCGGGTGACGCTCGGCGCGGGCGATGCCATCGGCAATCCTGACGGAAAGCGGTTCTCCATCCTCTCCGTCGTCCATGGCAGTGTGTCCTCCGCTTCCGGGCTGATTTTTGGAAAAGGCAGCTTCTTGCTTCTGCCGAAAGGGGCCTCACCACTGGTGGCCGGGGACGATGCCACCGTCCTCCAGGTCACCATTTCCTGA
- the panB gene encoding 3-methyl-2-oxobutanoate hydroxymethyltransferase, whose protein sequence is MTDTSKSANLRLRKNGRPISALTAYDYPTARLLDEAGVDLLLVGDSLGMVVLGFPDTTHVTMEHMLHHTAAVARAKPKALLLADLPIHSYDAPDQAVANAKLLAAAGADAVKLEGGVHQAGIIRAIVDAGIPVIGHLGMLPQRVVEEGGYRKKGKTPEQADELLRGAQAIVGAGVSAIVLESVVPKTAKLLTDSIPVPTIGIGCGDGNCDGEVAVVTDLIGSFPWFVPPFARPETDVAPLIRQAAGKYVARVSEG, encoded by the coding sequence GTGACAGACACCAGCAAATCCGCCAACCTCCGCCTCCGGAAAAACGGCCGCCCCATTTCGGCCCTCACGGCCTACGACTATCCCACCGCACGTCTGCTGGATGAAGCGGGCGTGGATCTCCTGCTGGTGGGGGACTCCCTGGGCATGGTGGTGCTGGGCTTTCCCGACACCACCCATGTGACGATGGAGCACATGCTCCACCACACCGCCGCCGTGGCCCGCGCGAAGCCGAAGGCCCTGCTGCTGGCGGACCTGCCCATCCACTCCTATGATGCCCCTGACCAGGCTGTGGCCAACGCGAAGCTCCTCGCCGCGGCGGGTGCGGATGCGGTGAAACTGGAAGGCGGGGTCCACCAGGCCGGGATCATCCGCGCGATCGTGGACGCCGGCATCCCTGTCATCGGCCACCTGGGCATGCTGCCCCAGCGCGTGGTGGAGGAAGGCGGCTACCGCAAGAAGGGCAAGACGCCCGAACAGGCGGACGAGTTGCTGCGCGGCGCACAGGCCATCGTCGGAGCCGGGGTTTCCGCCATCGTGCTGGAGTCCGTGGTGCCGAAAACGGCGAAGCTGCTGACCGACTCCATCCCCGTGCCCACCATCGGCATCGGCTGCGGCGACGGCAACTGCGACGGAGAGGTGGCCGTGGTCACGGATCTCATCGGCTCGTTCCCGTGGTTCGTTCCACCCTTCGCCCGCCCGGAAACGGACGTCGCCCCGCTCATCCGCCAGGCGGCCGGGAAGTATGTCGCGCGGGTTTCGGAGGGTTGA
- the hemW gene encoding radical SAM family heme chaperone HemW yields MLLYLHIPFCHRVCPYCSFYKHTPGDTPIGAFVDALAAEARHRLGGLEEKPRTIYLGGGTPSMLSPSHLRRMFSALHEHLDFPTLDEVTLEANPATFDLKKARLFRELGVTRVSLGIQSFTPHVLEILGREHSVEQASEAVGILRAAGMPSVNIDLMFSIPGQSKDDWEQTLRHAISLKPDHISAYNLTYEEDTAFFDSLRRGEMKEDEDQDAEYFHLADALLTDAGFDHYETSNYAKPGHHSSHNRGYWMGEDYLGLGPSSVSTVAGQRHRNLPDTNGYIRQVESLGHAIHESEALDAEATRLERIALGLRTKEGIPLDLLDEDGRRHAGFLADEGLAVMADGRLVLVHRGRALVDPIAAELV; encoded by the coding sequence CTGCTCCTCTACCTCCATATCCCGTTCTGCCACCGGGTCTGCCCCTACTGCTCGTTCTACAAGCACACGCCTGGGGACACGCCCATCGGTGCGTTCGTGGACGCGCTGGCGGCGGAGGCACGCCACCGGCTGGGAGGGCTGGAGGAAAAACCGCGCACCATCTACCTGGGCGGAGGTACGCCCAGCATGCTGTCCCCCTCCCACCTGCGGAGGATGTTCTCCGCTCTCCATGAGCATCTTGATTTCCCCACGCTGGACGAGGTGACGCTGGAGGCGAACCCGGCGACCTTCGACCTGAAGAAAGCCCGGCTTTTCCGCGAGCTGGGGGTGACCCGCGTGTCGCTGGGCATCCAGTCGTTCACGCCGCACGTGCTGGAGATCCTGGGGCGGGAGCATTCCGTGGAGCAGGCCAGCGAGGCGGTGGGCATCCTGCGGGCGGCTGGCATGCCGTCGGTGAACATCGACCTGATGTTTTCCATCCCGGGACAGTCGAAGGACGACTGGGAGCAGACACTGCGGCACGCCATCTCCCTGAAACCGGACCACATCTCCGCCTACAACCTGACGTATGAGGAGGACACCGCTTTCTTCGACTCGCTGCGGCGCGGGGAGATGAAGGAGGACGAAGACCAGGACGCGGAGTATTTCCACCTCGCGGACGCGCTGCTCACGGATGCCGGGTTCGACCACTACGAAACCTCCAACTACGCGAAGCCCGGCCATCACTCCTCCCACAACCGCGGCTACTGGATGGGCGAGGACTATCTGGGGCTGGGGCCATCCTCCGTCTCCACCGTTGCCGGCCAACGGCACCGGAACCTACCGGACACCAACGGCTACATCCGCCAGGTGGAGTCACTGGGCCATGCCATCCATGAGTCGGAGGCGCTGGACGCGGAGGCCACACGGCTGGAGCGGATCGCGCTCGGGCTGCGGACAAAGGAAGGCATCCCGCTGGATCTGCTGGATGAGGACGGAAGGCGGCACGCGGGGTTCCTCGCGGATGAGGGGCTGGCGGTGATGGCGGACGGACGCCTGGTGCTGGTCCACCGCGGCCGGGCGCTGGTCGATCCCATCGCCGCGGAGCTGGTGTGA